The following proteins are co-located in the Malus sylvestris chromosome 13, drMalSylv7.2, whole genome shotgun sequence genome:
- the LOC126597543 gene encoding cysteine-rich receptor-like protein kinase 3 isoform X1: MSNFILLLLLPLFLFLKSARSDPRATQAALICRNDTIQIPERQTFISNFLAAMNAVTPQIATRRYASVVTGTGNVTVFAFGECMKDVSKTDCDQCFAQCKIKILGCLQFVKATRGGRLFFDGCYLRHDDFDFFNQSLSSEDRTVCGDRDFGRNRTVFKDNALRLVRNLSSLAPRNDGFSAGFVVGEGNVSVYGLAQCWEFVKGPGCEECLADAVKRIGSCTPKEEGRALNAGCYLRYSTQKFYDNNTVTDDAGRNGGRRSLAIILAVTFAVVLTISAVSFFARKKILTRRKAASEKKQFGALFATVNKSQLNFSYEVLEKATNYFHDANKLGQGGSGSVYKGVLPDGNVVAIKRLFFNARQWVDHFFNEVNLISGIHHKNLLKLLGCSITGPESLLVYEYVPNQSLHDYFIVKNNVEPLRWDLRYKIILGTAEGLAYLHEESKLRIIHRDIKLSNILLDEEFNAKIADFGLARMFPEDKTHISTAIAGTLGYMAPEYVVRGMLTEKADVYSFGVLVIEIISGRRNNSVFSSSTSILKMTWDLYGTCRLCEAVDPLLEGKFENEEASRLLQIGLLCMQASAELRPAMSLVVKMLTENLEIPQPTQPPFLNSGSAVLNRTIPSGSLISLPAESNTQSSKNSMIQSWIEPR; the protein is encoded by the exons ATGTCCAATTTTATCTTACTTCTGCTCCTTCCTCTGTTTTTGTTTCTAAAGAGCGCTCGTTCTGACCCGAGAGCCACACAGGCAGCTTTGATATGCAGAAACGACACCATTCAGATCCCAGAACGTCAAACCTTCATCTCCAACTTCTTAGCAGCCATGAACGCCGTCACCCCACAGATTGCCACCCGAAGATACGCCAGCGTCGTCACCGGAACCGGAAACGTAACCGTTTTCGCCTTCGGCGAGTGCATGAAAGACGTCTCCAAAACGGACTGCGACCAGTGCTTCGCCCAGTGCAAAATCAAGATTTTAGGGTGCCTCCAATTTGTGAAAGCAACTCGCGGGGGCCGGCTTTTCTTCGACGGCTGCTACCTCCGGCACGATGATTTCGATTTCTTCAACCAGAGCTTGAGTTCCGAAGACAGGACCGTTTGTGGGGACAGAGATTTTGGTCGGAATCGGACAGTTTTTAAGGATAATGCTTTGAGGTTGGTGAGGAATTTGAGTTCGTTGGCGCCGAGGAATGATGGGTTTTCTGCTGGGTTTGTGGTAGGTGAAGGGAACGTTTCGGTTTACGGGTTGGCGCAGTGTTGGGAGTTTGTGAAGGGGCCTGGTTGCGAGGAGTGTTTGGCTGACGCCGTTAAAAGAATCGGATCTTGCACTCCGAAAGAAGAAGGGAGGGCTTTGAATGCTGGGTGTTATTTGAGGTATTCGACTCAGAAGTTTTATGATAACAATACAGTCACTGATGATGCAGGACGAAATGgag GACGCCGCAGCTTGGCAATAATTTTGGCTGTAACATTTGCTGTTGTGCTGACTATTTCTGCGGTTTCTTTCtttgcaaggaagaaaataCTGACGAGGAGGAAAG CTGCTTCAGAGAAAAAGCAATTCGGAGCTCTGTTTGCCACTGTGAATAAGTCCCAACTCAATTTTTCATACGAAGTTCTCGAGAAGGCCACCAATTACTTTCATGATGCCAACAAGCTTGGACAAGGAGGATCTGGCTCAGTGTATAAG GGAGTTCTGCCGGATGGAAATGTTGTTGCCATAAAGAGGCTGTTCTTCAACGCAAGGCAATGGGTGGATCATTTCTTCAACGAAGTTAATTTGATCAGCGGAATTCATCATAAAAATCTTTTAAAGCTGTTGGGGTGCAGCATTACAGGCCCCGAGAGCCTTCTTGTTTATGAGTATGTCCCAAATCAAAGCCTTCATGATTATTTTATTG TGAAAAACAATGTGGAGCCACTGAGGTGGGATTTGAGGTATAAAATCATACTGGGAACAGCTGAGGGATTGGCCTATCTTCACGAAGAATCGAAATTGAGGATCATTCATAGGGATATAAAACTGAGCAACATTCTGCTTGACGAGGAATTCAATGCAAAGATTGCTGATTTCGGACTTGCTAGAATGTTCCCTGAAGATAAAACTCACATAAGCACTGCCATTGCTGGCACACT AGGTTACATGGCTCCGGAGTATGTCGTTCGTGGCATGTTAACTGAGAAGGCAGATGTTTACAGTTTTGGAGTTCTTGTCATCGAAATCATCAGTGGAAGGAGGAACAATTCTGTCTTTTCAAGTTCGACTTCTATCCTGAAAATG ACCTGGGATCTTTATGGAACTTGTAGGTTATGTGAAGCTGTCGATCCACTCCTAGAAGGTAagtttgaaaatgaagaagcatCTCGGTTACTTCAAATAGGGTTACTTTGTATGCAAGCTTCAGCAGAGCTGCGGCCGGCAATGTCATTAGTCGTGAAAATGCTTACCGAAAATCTTGAGATTCCTCAGCCAACACAACCCCCATTTCTCAATTCTGGTAGCGCAGTACTCAACAGGACAATTCCTTCAGGAAGTCTCATTTCACTGCCCGCAGAGTCTAACACGCAGTCTTCGAAGAATAGCATgatccaaagctggattgagcCGAGATGA
- the LOC126597543 gene encoding cysteine-rich receptor-like protein kinase 3 isoform X2, giving the protein MSNFILLLLLPLFLFLKSARSDPRATQAALICRNDTIQIPERQTFISNFLAAMNAVTPQIATRRYASVVTGTGNVTVFAFGECMKDVSKTDCDQCFAQCKIKILGCLQFVKATRGGRLFFDGCYLRHDDFDFFNQSLSSEDRTVCGDRDFGRNRTVFKDNALRLVRNLSSLAPRNDGFSAGFVVGEGNVSVYGLAQCWEFVKGPGCEECLADAVKRIGSCTPKEEGRALNAGCYLRYSTQKFYDNNTVTDDAGRNGGRRSLAIILAVTFAVVLTISAVSFFARKKILTRRKAASEKKQFGALFATVNKSQLNFSYEVLEKATNYFHDANKLGQGGSGSVYKGVLPDGNVVAIKRLFFNARQWVDHFFNEVNLISGIHHKNLLKLLGCSITGPESLLVYDSSLYEFSVKNNVEPLRWDLRYKIILGTAEGLAYLHEESKLRIIHRDIKLSNILLDEEFNAKIADFGLARMFPEDKTHISTAIAGTLGYMAPEYVVRGMLTEKADVYSFGVLVIEIISGRRNNSVFSSSTSILKMTWDLYGTCRLCEAVDPLLEGKFENEEASRLLQIGLLCMQASAELRPAMSLVVKMLTENLEIPQPTQPPFLNSGSAVLNRTIPSGSLISLPAESNTQSSKNSMIQSWIEPR; this is encoded by the exons ATGTCCAATTTTATCTTACTTCTGCTCCTTCCTCTGTTTTTGTTTCTAAAGAGCGCTCGTTCTGACCCGAGAGCCACACAGGCAGCTTTGATATGCAGAAACGACACCATTCAGATCCCAGAACGTCAAACCTTCATCTCCAACTTCTTAGCAGCCATGAACGCCGTCACCCCACAGATTGCCACCCGAAGATACGCCAGCGTCGTCACCGGAACCGGAAACGTAACCGTTTTCGCCTTCGGCGAGTGCATGAAAGACGTCTCCAAAACGGACTGCGACCAGTGCTTCGCCCAGTGCAAAATCAAGATTTTAGGGTGCCTCCAATTTGTGAAAGCAACTCGCGGGGGCCGGCTTTTCTTCGACGGCTGCTACCTCCGGCACGATGATTTCGATTTCTTCAACCAGAGCTTGAGTTCCGAAGACAGGACCGTTTGTGGGGACAGAGATTTTGGTCGGAATCGGACAGTTTTTAAGGATAATGCTTTGAGGTTGGTGAGGAATTTGAGTTCGTTGGCGCCGAGGAATGATGGGTTTTCTGCTGGGTTTGTGGTAGGTGAAGGGAACGTTTCGGTTTACGGGTTGGCGCAGTGTTGGGAGTTTGTGAAGGGGCCTGGTTGCGAGGAGTGTTTGGCTGACGCCGTTAAAAGAATCGGATCTTGCACTCCGAAAGAAGAAGGGAGGGCTTTGAATGCTGGGTGTTATTTGAGGTATTCGACTCAGAAGTTTTATGATAACAATACAGTCACTGATGATGCAGGACGAAATGgag GACGCCGCAGCTTGGCAATAATTTTGGCTGTAACATTTGCTGTTGTGCTGACTATTTCTGCGGTTTCTTTCtttgcaaggaagaaaataCTGACGAGGAGGAAAG CTGCTTCAGAGAAAAAGCAATTCGGAGCTCTGTTTGCCACTGTGAATAAGTCCCAACTCAATTTTTCATACGAAGTTCTCGAGAAGGCCACCAATTACTTTCATGATGCCAACAAGCTTGGACAAGGAGGATCTGGCTCAGTGTATAAG GGAGTTCTGCCGGATGGAAATGTTGTTGCCATAAAGAGGCTGTTCTTCAACGCAAGGCAATGGGTGGATCATTTCTTCAACGAAGTTAATTTGATCAGCGGAATTCATCATAAAAATCTTTTAAAGCTGTTGGGGTGCAGCATTACAGGCCCCGAGAGCCTTCTTGTTTATGA TTCATCCCTCTATGAATTCTCAGTGAAAAACAATGTGGAGCCACTGAGGTGGGATTTGAGGTATAAAATCATACTGGGAACAGCTGAGGGATTGGCCTATCTTCACGAAGAATCGAAATTGAGGATCATTCATAGGGATATAAAACTGAGCAACATTCTGCTTGACGAGGAATTCAATGCAAAGATTGCTGATTTCGGACTTGCTAGAATGTTCCCTGAAGATAAAACTCACATAAGCACTGCCATTGCTGGCACACT AGGTTACATGGCTCCGGAGTATGTCGTTCGTGGCATGTTAACTGAGAAGGCAGATGTTTACAGTTTTGGAGTTCTTGTCATCGAAATCATCAGTGGAAGGAGGAACAATTCTGTCTTTTCAAGTTCGACTTCTATCCTGAAAATG ACCTGGGATCTTTATGGAACTTGTAGGTTATGTGAAGCTGTCGATCCACTCCTAGAAGGTAagtttgaaaatgaagaagcatCTCGGTTACTTCAAATAGGGTTACTTTGTATGCAAGCTTCAGCAGAGCTGCGGCCGGCAATGTCATTAGTCGTGAAAATGCTTACCGAAAATCTTGAGATTCCTCAGCCAACACAACCCCCATTTCTCAATTCTGGTAGCGCAGTACTCAACAGGACAATTCCTTCAGGAAGTCTCATTTCACTGCCCGCAGAGTCTAACACGCAGTCTTCGAAGAATAGCATgatccaaagctggattgagcCGAGATGA